Proteins encoded within one genomic window of Cytophagales bacterium:
- a CDS encoding response regulator transcription factor: MSTKILLAEDEAALGMIVKESLESRGFSVQWCEDGEAAWQAYQDQPPHVLVLDVMMPARDGFSLARMIRKKDKKTPILFLTAKSQTQDVVEGFDLGGNDYLKKPFSMEELIVRIKELAQRADRRMAFETQEIGQYTFNYPKQSLSFNGEEQPLTHREAEVLQRLASKPNELFDRAIMLEEVWGTEDFFNARSMDVFITKLRKKLAQDPNVQIVNVRGYGYKLIC, from the coding sequence ATGAGTACCAAGATCCTGTTAGCGGAAGACGAAGCGGCACTGGGCATGATTGTGAAAGAAAGCCTGGAGTCCCGCGGGTTCTCTGTACAGTGGTGTGAGGACGGGGAAGCCGCCTGGCAAGCCTATCAGGATCAACCACCGCATGTATTGGTACTGGACGTTATGATGCCGGCCAGAGACGGATTTTCCCTGGCAAGAATGATCCGTAAAAAAGACAAGAAAACACCGATCCTTTTCCTTACCGCCAAGTCCCAGACCCAAGACGTAGTGGAAGGTTTTGATCTGGGTGGAAATGACTACCTAAAGAAGCCCTTCAGCATGGAAGAGCTGATTGTACGGATCAAAGAATTGGCCCAACGCGCAGACAGACGAATGGCTTTCGAAACACAAGAGATCGGTCAGTATACCTTCAATTACCCTAAACAAAGTCTGTCCTTCAACGGCGAAGAACAGCCCCTCACCCACCGTGAAGCTGAAGTACTACAGCGCCTGGCCAGCAAACCCAACGAGCTCTTTGATCGAGCGATCATGCTGGAAGAAGTCTGGGGGACCGAAGACTTTTTCAACGCCCGTAGCATGGACGTCTTCATCACCAAACTCAGAAAGAAGCTTGCGCAAGACCCCAATGTCCAGATCGTGAATGTGCGGGGATATGGGTATAAGTTGATTTGTTGA
- a CDS encoding DUF6686 family protein: MCAIDDFVVLTQSENAQITFCKQCKSFSLAFKSSCASFSASELDQFRKMLETLSPVDYNYHMMGEAMAIIRNSMSSLGLCLTPDDTQELIGVIRESLTLFEAFEVIYR; this comes from the coding sequence ATGTGTGCCATTGATGATTTTGTTGTACTCACGCAATCCGAGAACGCTCAAATTACATTTTGCAAGCAATGCAAGTCTTTTTCTCTTGCTTTTAAAAGTAGTTGTGCTTCATTTTCAGCTTCGGAACTAGATCAATTCAGGAAAATGCTGGAAACACTAAGTCCGGTAGATTACAACTATCACATGATGGGGGAAGCCATGGCCATAATCCGAAATAGCATGAGTAGCCTGGGACTTTGTCTAACTCCTGATGATACGCAAGAACTAATTGGTGTTATCCGGGAATCTCTGACTTTATTTGAAGCTTTTGAAGTGATTTACAGGTAA
- a CDS encoding DUF6607 family protein encodes MKKINIQGLIMVMLCLITQVGIAQKKKQKQDVEAILGMCGCYEIKFNFAETFGESKDYEYRDNYASGGLEWAFPVVQEKDRIVIQHLLVINDSTIVKHWRQDWLYENRDLYVFDQDNTWKYKQLPAGEVKGQWTQKVYQVDDSPRYEGSATWVHADGRHYWESVADAPLPRRERTKRNDYNVMTRRNRHELTDYGWVHEQDNDKVVRGTADQRIAREKGWNEYRKVEDDRCAPAVTWWGENNNYWAVVRSVWDEVFAAKSTLSINMKVEGQVMFMRLFVLGKTLKGEINQALIRSKVREVMRLHLKEDLELASR; translated from the coding sequence ATGAAAAAGATCAATATTCAAGGATTGATCATGGTCATGTTGTGCCTGATCACGCAAGTTGGAATTGCGCAGAAGAAAAAGCAAAAACAAGACGTAGAGGCCATTTTGGGGATGTGTGGCTGCTACGAGATCAAATTCAATTTCGCAGAGACTTTTGGCGAGAGCAAAGACTATGAATACCGCGACAATTATGCTTCAGGAGGACTGGAATGGGCATTTCCAGTGGTGCAGGAAAAAGATAGAATTGTCATTCAACACCTGCTGGTCATCAATGATTCTACTATTGTAAAACACTGGCGACAGGACTGGTTGTATGAAAACCGCGATTTGTACGTGTTCGATCAAGACAATACGTGGAAGTACAAGCAATTGCCAGCTGGTGAAGTGAAAGGGCAATGGACTCAAAAAGTCTATCAGGTAGATGATAGTCCTCGCTATGAAGGGAGTGCCACGTGGGTCCATGCAGATGGCCGACATTATTGGGAATCAGTGGCAGATGCGCCATTACCACGTCGGGAAAGAACTAAAAGGAACGATTACAATGTCATGACTCGTAGAAATCGCCATGAGTTAACTGATTATGGATGGGTACACGAACAAGACAATGACAAAGTAGTTCGTGGAACTGCTGACCAACGAATTGCTCGCGAAAAGGGATGGAATGAATATCGAAAGGTGGAAGATGATCGATGCGCACCTGCTGTGACATGGTGGGGTGAGAATAATAACTATTGGGCAGTGGTTCGATCGGTTTGGGATGAAGTATTTGCCGCGAAAAGCACACTCTCCATCAATATGAAAGTTGAAGGTCAGGTGATGTTCATGCGATTGTTTGTACTGGGTAAAACTTTGAAGGGAGAAATAAACCAAGCACTTATTCGAAGCAAGGTACGGGAAGTCATGCGGCTTCATTTGAAGGAAGACCTTGAACTCGCTTCCAGATAA
- a CDS encoding TonB-dependent receptor: protein MRILLIISTITFHTALFGQSTFRVISKEGTQPLIGATAAIWSESSNASEWIISDENGFFKTGLSFPLEAEIRHVGYRNVRVKIDNQRHVIALEIEAQSLEQVVVTGQFQPQSAKNSVYRVRTIGSDRLNQQAATDLFDVLSSELNLNLSRDNATGRTSISMQGLGGQYVKVLLDGVPMTGRSGVGNDIDLGQINVSEVARIEMVEGPMAVNYGADALAGVINIITKKDIERRFELSAALQEETIGKEYSWFNHGLHTPSVRLGVKINEKWYSQVNGRLLRSGGWKGNSTGRTHDWYPKKQAMCSWLTRFELENFNIYYRLDYLKETLENLGVKNDNNPLIDAFAIDEEYLSDRWSLQLQSEWEVPWATLNTIFSFNDYSRTTHQFSRNLLTNQKTTTLSTEQETLFYKTFFTRQTLNQLMEGDWGSVQLGTELTHDIAGGTTLSEGNKAQTDLGFFVASEVLLGKTLKVRPGLRWTRNSIFQTSPTFSVNVSYNVTPSLTWRSSYGRGFRAPSLRELHHEFINANHNILGNPNLEPEYSHSLNTDISYEWQELPLTLNASAFLNDFDNLITFFTPEGTSNQATSYTNLLKYQTKGLSLTGSTKFFDVDLHGGFSFIGQYQRLSESEVIPEFTYQFQFNAQTTYRIKALENLQVAAFYKFNGANKSYLLDAEGTPALRKVESFHLFDLTLSKSFYSGLSLSAGSRNVLDVTNVNNSLPGGAHGGGEQTPVLNGRSYFLQIRYELKY, encoded by the coding sequence ATGAGAATCTTATTGATCATATCGACAATCACCTTCCATACAGCACTGTTTGGGCAAAGTACTTTCCGTGTCATTTCAAAGGAAGGAACACAACCATTGATTGGTGCTACGGCAGCTATTTGGAGTGAATCCTCAAACGCCAGTGAATGGATCATTTCTGATGAAAATGGATTTTTCAAAACAGGACTATCATTTCCTTTAGAAGCGGAAATCAGACATGTAGGCTATCGAAATGTGCGCGTTAAGATTGATAATCAGCGCCATGTAATCGCTCTTGAAATAGAAGCACAATCTCTGGAACAAGTAGTGGTCACCGGCCAGTTTCAACCTCAATCGGCTAAAAATTCAGTTTATCGCGTTCGTACCATCGGAAGTGATCGCCTAAATCAACAAGCAGCGACAGATTTGTTTGATGTGCTGTCTAGTGAACTCAATCTCAATTTGAGTCGTGACAATGCCACAGGCCGTACATCGATCAGCATGCAAGGACTTGGAGGCCAATATGTCAAGGTGCTACTGGATGGTGTGCCAATGACAGGTCGAAGTGGAGTTGGAAATGACATTGATCTGGGCCAAATCAATGTATCGGAGGTGGCTCGCATCGAAATGGTGGAAGGTCCCATGGCCGTGAATTATGGAGCAGATGCTTTGGCAGGGGTCATCAACATCATTACAAAAAAAGACATTGAAAGGCGGTTCGAATTGAGTGCTGCATTACAAGAGGAAACCATTGGAAAAGAGTACAGTTGGTTCAATCATGGATTACACACTCCTTCGGTTCGACTTGGTGTTAAGATCAATGAAAAGTGGTATTCTCAGGTCAATGGTAGGCTACTGAGATCCGGTGGATGGAAAGGTAATAGTACTGGTAGAACCCATGATTGGTATCCCAAAAAACAAGCAATGTGTTCCTGGCTTACTCGCTTTGAACTAGAGAACTTCAACATTTACTATCGTCTCGATTATTTGAAAGAAACCTTAGAAAATCTAGGTGTCAAGAATGATAATAATCCATTGATTGATGCATTCGCGATAGATGAGGAGTACCTATCGGACCGATGGTCGCTTCAATTGCAAAGTGAATGGGAAGTGCCCTGGGCTACACTCAATACTATTTTTTCTTTCAATGACTATTCAAGAACAACCCACCAATTTTCCAGAAACCTGCTAACAAATCAAAAGACGACCACCTTATCCACTGAGCAGGAAACCCTATTTTATAAGACATTTTTCACTCGACAAACACTCAATCAGTTGATGGAAGGGGACTGGGGAAGTGTACAGCTGGGAACGGAATTGACGCATGATATTGCTGGTGGAACTACACTTAGTGAGGGAAATAAGGCACAAACGGATCTTGGATTTTTTGTGGCATCGGAAGTACTGCTCGGCAAAACCTTGAAGGTGCGCCCTGGGCTAAGATGGACTCGTAATAGCATTTTTCAGACTTCACCTACTTTTTCCGTCAATGTCAGCTATAATGTAACTCCTTCCTTGACGTGGAGAAGTAGCTATGGCAGGGGCTTCCGGGCCCCTTCATTACGTGAATTACATCATGAATTCATCAATGCAAATCACAACATACTTGGTAATCCAAATCTAGAACCAGAATACTCACACAGCCTGAATACAGATATCTCTTATGAGTGGCAGGAACTGCCTCTTACGTTAAATGCTTCAGCATTTTTGAATGATTTTGACAATCTGATCACTTTCTTCACTCCAGAAGGTACCTCGAATCAAGCTACTTCTTATACGAACTTGCTCAAGTATCAAACCAAAGGATTGTCATTAACAGGATCAACAAAGTTTTTCGATGTTGACCTTCATGGTGGTTTTTCATTTATCGGGCAATATCAACGGCTGAGTGAATCAGAGGTAATACCTGAATTTACATATCAGTTTCAATTCAATGCGCAGACTACCTATAGGATCAAGGCATTAGAAAACCTACAAGTAGCTGCTTTTTACAAATTCAACGGTGCGAATAAGTCTTATCTCCTGGATGCCGAAGGGACACCAGCACTTAGGAAGGTCGAGAGTTTTCATTTGTTTGACCTGACCCTATCAAAATCTTTTTATTCCGGACTCAGCCTCTCGGCCGGCTCCCGTAATGTGCTTGATGTGACTAACGTCAACAACAGTTTGCCGGGAGGAGCCCATGGAGGAGGTGAGCAAACACCGGTCCTAAATGGAAGATCCTATTTTTTACAAATCAGATACGAATTGAAATACTAA
- a CDS encoding HmuY family protein, which yields MNIRTGTCIMRISVVLMALLALVSCSEDDPVPPFDVNFTNTSVGITTTAQIEITFSRAAGNSGSLAIEVATGNLSYGETADFVTDPPVENDQITIDFLPGDETINFEISTSSGLNIQQDETLTFKLIDSDDAFSVGQNTSVTVTFSENFIAPSGTLEIDGGGSTFPNQAFIDLSKLTQTTADKYSWDLGFLSNVGEHRVILNNSAYVMARALESTDIDAVTAQDTAGFAASMYISNYEDPGAANWIDHQSGDLDQTAIGLIGSSDEDNRVFIIKRDGEGRNWKKIRILRDGDNYAILHADIDATTHNRTTVTKDAAYQFNFLDLDHGMTTVSPETDKWDLMYSTYANRANFGITLAVGFNDFITVNRQGVSAVMVNEEEVTYEDFNSAHVNDLTFVEDNIAVIGSTWRSLVDFSLVLNEDRFYVIRDGQDQIYKLKFTRLTSIAGERGYPEITFERVQ from the coding sequence ATGAATATCAGAACAGGTACATGTATAATGAGAATTTCGGTGGTGCTAATGGCACTATTGGCTCTGGTCTCTTGTAGTGAAGATGACCCAGTTCCACCTTTTGATGTGAACTTTACGAATACATCAGTAGGTATCACGACCACTGCTCAAATTGAAATTACCTTTTCAAGAGCTGCTGGAAATTCTGGCTCGCTAGCCATAGAGGTGGCTACAGGGAATTTGTCTTATGGAGAAACAGCAGACTTTGTTACTGACCCTCCGGTGGAAAATGATCAGATTACGATTGACTTTTTGCCAGGAGATGAGACCATCAATTTTGAAATTTCAACAAGTTCCGGCCTCAACATTCAGCAGGATGAAACCCTGACTTTTAAGCTGATTGATAGTGACGATGCGTTTTCTGTTGGACAAAACACCAGTGTCACCGTAACTTTTTCAGAAAACTTTATTGCCCCATCGGGTACGCTCGAAATCGATGGAGGAGGGTCTACCTTTCCTAATCAGGCGTTCATCGATTTAAGTAAACTCACACAAACTACCGCTGATAAGTATAGTTGGGACCTGGGTTTCTTATCTAATGTGGGGGAACATCGGGTCATCCTCAACAACAGTGCTTATGTCATGGCACGTGCATTGGAATCCACAGACATTGATGCCGTAACTGCTCAAGACACAGCTGGATTTGCAGCTTCAATGTACATTTCCAATTATGAAGACCCTGGTGCTGCTAATTGGATTGACCATCAAAGCGGAGATTTGGACCAGACAGCTATTGGACTAATTGGTTCCTCCGATGAAGATAATCGCGTATTCATCATCAAAAGAGATGGAGAAGGCAGAAATTGGAAGAAAATCAGAATCCTTCGAGATGGAGACAATTATGCGATTCTACATGCAGATATCGATGCCACTACTCACAACCGAACGACAGTAACCAAAGATGCAGCCTACCAATTCAATTTTTTGGACCTGGACCATGGAATGACTACAGTATCACCAGAGACTGACAAGTGGGACCTGATGTACAGCACCTATGCCAATAGGGCCAATTTTGGGATTACGCTTGCGGTAGGATTTAATGATTTCATCACTGTAAATAGACAAGGTGTGAGTGCGGTGATGGTAAATGAAGAAGAAGTTACTTATGAAGACTTTAACTCAGCACATGTCAATGACCTAACATTTGTTGAAGACAACATTGCTGTGATTGGTTCAACGTGGAGAAGCCTGGTGGATTTTTCACTGGTCCTGAATGAGGATCGTTTTTATGTGATTCGGGATGGACAAGATCAGATCTACAAGTTGAAATTCACCCGGCTAACTTCAATAGCTGGAGAGCGTGGCTATCCAGAGATCACTTTTGAACGGGTGCAATAA
- a CDS encoding sulfatase-like hydrolase/transferase, whose translation MRKFLLSLFIFFCTCQAFAQSSQPNILLIIADDLGTDVLNGYDVPGNKPVTPHLDSLRESGINFTNCWASPQCTPTRAVIISGKFGIKTGVMDPPGPLDIEHTSIFNRVKANPNIDYNMAVIGKWHLAGAGNNLDQPAEHGVDHYEGLFSSGVEDYYNWEKVTNGVTETITEYTTSHLTDAAMDWIGGQEAPWFLWLAHAAPHSPLQTPPEGLYSTDPQNNRTTYYAMIEAMDHEIGRLLDSMEPAVRENTVIFFIGDNGTPTSTSPYFPRGHGKSSIYEGGVRVPFFATGKGISRINVNDEVLVQATDLHSTILNLMGMDFEDGINNSLNLTPLFTEERSVSRTINYTDYDNDGLLQWATRTDRYKLIEDENGNQEFYDVIDDLLEENNLIDNLTADQQAIKELLATEAQIIRTGWSCNDGILNGDESSIDDCSEEVLSVQSMPELAVWPNPSKGTVQISLPTNEDAILSVYSASGKRLFKHSIRKDYHLEYLPAGVFLIQVQSKHGTTSRQVIVR comes from the coding sequence ATGAGAAAATTCCTGCTTTCTTTATTCATCTTCTTCTGTACTTGCCAGGCCTTTGCCCAAAGTTCTCAACCCAACATCCTACTCATCATTGCCGATGACCTGGGTACTGATGTATTGAATGGGTATGACGTGCCTGGAAATAAGCCGGTGACTCCTCATCTGGATTCGTTACGTGAGAGTGGGATCAATTTCACGAACTGCTGGGCTTCACCGCAGTGTACACCCACGCGAGCGGTGATCATAAGTGGGAAATTTGGCATCAAAACAGGTGTCATGGACCCACCCGGACCACTGGACATTGAGCACACCTCGATTTTCAATCGCGTGAAAGCGAATCCAAATATTGACTATAACATGGCCGTCATCGGCAAATGGCATCTCGCTGGGGCCGGTAACAACCTCGACCAACCTGCTGAGCATGGTGTTGATCATTATGAAGGGTTATTCAGTTCCGGTGTAGAAGACTACTATAACTGGGAGAAAGTGACGAATGGAGTAACGGAAACCATCACCGAATACACCACTAGTCATCTCACTGATGCTGCCATGGACTGGATTGGTGGGCAAGAAGCACCTTGGTTCTTATGGTTAGCCCATGCTGCGCCACACAGTCCCCTCCAAACACCCCCGGAAGGTTTATATAGCACTGATCCTCAAAATAACAGAACTACTTACTACGCCATGATTGAAGCCATGGACCATGAAATAGGACGATTGCTTGACAGCATGGAACCTGCTGTTCGTGAAAACACGGTGATCTTCTTCATTGGTGATAATGGGACACCTACCAGCACCAGCCCCTACTTCCCAAGAGGTCATGGAAAAAGCTCCATTTATGAAGGAGGCGTAAGGGTTCCTTTCTTTGCCACTGGGAAAGGCATCTCAAGAATCAATGTGAACGACGAAGTACTCGTACAAGCGACCGATTTGCATTCCACCATACTGAATTTGATGGGAATGGATTTCGAAGATGGCATCAATAACAGCCTGAATTTGACACCCCTTTTTACCGAGGAAAGATCAGTCTCCAGAACGATCAATTACACCGACTATGACAATGATGGGCTGCTGCAGTGGGCCACTCGAACCGATCGATACAAGTTGATAGAAGATGAAAATGGCAATCAGGAGTTTTACGATGTAATTGATGATCTGCTGGAAGAAAATAATCTCATCGACAATTTAACAGCCGATCAGCAAGCCATAAAAGAATTGTTAGCAACAGAAGCACAAATCATCAGAACCGGGTGGTCATGTAATGACGGCATTTTGAATGGGGATGAATCCAGTATTGATGATTGTAGCGAAGAAGTATTATCTGTCCAATCCATGCCTGAGCTTGCTGTTTGGCCTAATCCTTCAAAGGGCACTGTTCAAATATCCTTGCCAACCAATGAAGATGCCATCTTAAGTGTTTACTCCGCCAGTGGAAAAAGACTGTTCAAACATTCTATACGAAAGGACTATCATCTGGAATATTTACCTGCAGGTGTTTTTCTAATTCAGGTGCAATCAAAACATGGAACAACAAGCAGACAAGTGATTGTCAGGTGA